Genomic window (Onychomys torridus chromosome 5, mOncTor1.1, whole genome shotgun sequence):
AACTATGAATATGCATAAGATGCTCTACCTTATTGTGGATGCATCCAAAACAAGTTCAGGATGGATCAGCTCCTTGCTCTGGTACCCAGCTGTAAACTGGAAATACTGTATAAACAGAAACTATCCACAGCGGATGGCTgtcaagaggaagagaaagttaTCCTATGATTTGGAATAGGGTGAATGTGTAGCTTGATATGTCTGGTGTCTTAGACAGCAAAGTACATCGTTAGGAGGAAGGTGCATGTACTGCCCAAATCAAGTGGAGTCCCAGGCTGCTAAGATGTTCTTTATGCTTTCCTGTCCCTGAaacatgagccaaaacaaacctttcctttcttatttctgaaAAGTAGTTTGGTCACTTTGATGTAAACAGTGACAAAGGCAGCAGATGAGATGGCTTTTAGAGCCCCACTCTTACATCACCTATCTCCCCAGTAAAGAACTAGGGTTATATCTCAGGTATTAAAAGTCCCAAGAAGAACTGTTCATTGTTCCATGTAGTCCATGTTGGGTCATTCCTCTCTCCTTAAACTAATCATATGGTCTGTATTAGGGTATTCTAATTGGACTGGGATGCCTCAGGTCCTCCATTACTGAATCTAAAGAAGGTTGGGAGCTGATGATTTGTGAGCCAAAAGGATTATGTAGGCAATGGACATGATACTCCTTTGAGTTACAGTAGTTTCAGAAGACACAGAATAGAATCACAGCTCACATAGTCCTCTGTCGCTTTGGTATTGTCTTCCCGAGGGAGGTTGAATCATGACATCATACGGAAATCATCCACACTACTCTAGTGGAGATACCCATAAGGGCTTCCTgtcatatcctttttttttttttttttttttttttcgttttttagTGAAGTCTACTCAGAGAAAGGCTGAATATTTTAGTCCAGTGTAGGTACACGATCTGCAGGCACAAAAGCCTGGGATCAATCCCCAGTAACATAAACAaatctaccaccaccaccaaaataccTCACCATGTTTTCAGAAGGACTTGAAGTCTAGCCCAGCAAGTCAACTTTTCCTGTATGGCTGAAAACTAGGTGGGAATTAGAGAACTTCAGTTGACCTGGGTACACAACAAAGATTCTTAGAGAAAATCACAGACAGAGACCCAATGTATAGTTCTCAGGTTCTCTCCAGTCTCCAGTTCTGTCTTTCATGGTATCCAGCCAATCTCCAACCATCATTGTTAGAAGCGATGCAGGTACACTTCAACAGACATTCAAGGAGCTGCCTGGGATTGGCTTCTCTTACTTTCAGCCAAGAACCCTAACCATTGTATTAAGTTTTAGGAAAGGGATCAGTGAGATACTCTTTCCTAGGCACAAAAACTTGAGAACAAAGCTGGTCCTGAAGATGTTCATCTGTAGCATGaagctcttaaacactgagctatGCCAGCAGAGATATACAGCAGGTGGGAAGAACTGGAGCCATGTCTTGCtttagaaagagacagagaacagtAATGAGTTGGTCCTGTGCAGCAGGTGGTTTGTGTGATGTAACTACTCCATCCATTTGCACTAAAGAGAGTCATGTAACCTGAAGCCAACAGGGGAGCCTGAGTTCAAATATTCTGTTCACATCAGCATAGCTATTGCCACATGATTTCCTAACAAATTAACTAAAGGTCACCCTGACTCAGGGCAGACCAATTACATCCACTCTTCGAAGTAGTATAGTTAATAAGATTTTAGCACATGCTTCATTCGGTCAAGAGAGCGATTACCATTCATCTGAATTCATAAGGCCTCAATGTTACTAACATCAAGCTAATTCCATAtactataaacaaatgaaaagaaaatacccATATATAATTTTCCATCTCTGTGATCTTGGGCAAGTATTTGATCTCTGAGTACCAGCATGCTACCCAGTTAAAACTGTATATAATGTCATGTCATGTGACTGCTGCAAAACAAACACTTTGTAGATTTGTCCCTTATAAAACTCATGTTGAATTTAAGTGCCATTGTGACAGTATTTAGAGGGTAGGCACTGAGGATCCACCATCTAAAATGGATTAATGTCATTATACATGGAGTAGGCTCATTATTGCGGGAAAGGGTTcactatatatttaatttttaaatgatataaaattgtgCTTATACATTGTGTGATATTTAGATTAGGGtcagtgtgctggttagtttacTAGAAACAAACTGGTGTCACCTAGCAAAAGGGAACCTTAATTGAATAATTGCCTCCATCAAGTTGGCCTGGgagcaagtctgtgggacattttcttatgtGGTAATGTCCAAGCCATCatgtggtgccacccctgggcaggtggtcctggttatataagaaagcaggatgagccgGCCATGTTTACTGAGTAAGTCAGTAAACAATGTTCCCCAGTGGTTTCTACTTCAAGTTTCTATCTTGACTTCCCTAGATTATGAGCACAACTTGTAATCCAAACATACCCtgcccccttcttcttcttcttcttcttcttcttcttcttcttcttcttcttcttcttcttctccttctcctcctcctcctcctcctcctcctcctcctcctcttcctcctcctcctcctcttcctcctcctcctcctcctcctcctcctcctcctcctcctgctgctgctggtttttgttattttaatttaccTGTCTATATAATACCACATGAATATGGGTAGcagcagaggctagaagagggtgtcagatgccctggaccTGGAATTGCCTGACacgggtgctaggaattgaacatgggtcctctgtaagtgcttttaaccaccaagcTGTATCTTTAGTTGCCACATTTTCCTTCTCAATGTTTATCAGTTTTACCTACTACATAGTCCTGAACAAATAGCAGCTCTCATTACTTCTGAACTATAACACTGTCTTATTTCAGACAGGTGAACTTTCTCTTGTGCAAAGTTATCCCATATATCTCTCGAGCCACTTCAGGTTCACCACTTTGGGTTGTCAATCTCTGCTATAATTCAGAACATTCTAGTAACAAGTGTGAAGTAGCATATTCAACCCATTTGAATATGATTTTTCAGAGTAGACTGGGTCCTTCTAATGAGTCTTAATGAAGAGAAATGTAAGGGAAACAAGAGTCTTGAGACAGTTTCAAGTTGGGCACTCACCATAGAGGTGAGGAGGACCTAAGCCCATGGCAGTTCCTGGTGTTTTCCTGGTGAATTGATTTTGGAAAGTCTCCATTATGAGGATTTTCTGCCATCTACTGGCCATTCTTGCAAAAGACAACTATGTTGAATGCAAGCAAAGGTGTTTCTACTCCTCTACCCTCTCTTTGAATCTCACTGGTTCCTAGGTATCTTACCAATTTACACATTGTAAAGCAGAGGTTCTCAATTTTCCTAATGCTatcaccctttaatacagttcttcatgttgtggtgactcccaaccataaaatatttcATGCAACTTtgtaactgttattttgctactgctatgaatcgtaAATAACTAAGATGCAGGATGATGGTAggcaacccttgtgaaagggtcatttgacccccaaaagaGTCACAACCAACAGATTGAGAACCCAAAGACAAAGAACTCTGACATAGGAAGAAAATCAAAAGGTCTCTAATGAGGTGCAAGTCTGGGACAAGGTGTGAAAGACTGAGTTATCTGTTGGCCTCTAGTTCAGTTACTTGTCCTTCCCAGCCAAGCCGAGTCTCGCTATAGTGTCTGAGATTTCTAAGAATGTTAACTTTCAATGTTATTGACCATTAGTTTTATCATTCAAGCGCACGTTTTAGTAACTATACTGaccttttcaaaagaagaaatatttctatattttctcttttgactttGTTTTCTATCTCACTccattcaatttttattattttcctatttctacTGCAGGCTTagcttcttcttcattttctatctTCTTAAAGTTCACATGTAGATCACTAGTTATGGGAATCTTTTTTCATATCTATGTCAGCATATAAAGTTATGAATTTCCTGTGAGCACTAATGATTTGCATTATCTGCATTTCCCATTGTTTCTGCTTTCATTAAAGCTGAAGATACTCCTTAATATCCCATGGATTTAATATCTGGTTCATATGTTCATATGATGAATATTGACCTAATTTCTAATGCTGGAAGAATTCTCCAATCTCTGTTAACACTTTATACAATTTCTGTCATAACcaagtatttttttctgaaggaTTTAGTTTCTAAAGATGTATTAACATTCTAATGGTCTGGCATGTGTTCTACTCTGCtgtaatatttttcataaatatcaATTAACTAAATTTGGCTGCTGTTGTTCACATCTTCTGTAtccttgtttatttatatttatttatctatctacttatttttgCCTACCAGTTCTGATCACTTTTTACTAAGCACGGAATCAACACCTATCCTTATGAGCTATTTCTCCTTTGGCTTTTGTCAGCTTGGTAGTAGTGTACTTTGAAGCTTTGTCTTTAAGTATCTAATTATTTAGAGATGTTATGTCTTCTGGTTGAAGACATCTCCTTGATCTTGGAGCTGGGGATGTACCTCagatggtagagtgctcacccagcatacatgaagccttgggttcaaactccagcaccacacaaacctGGTGTCCGTGGGCACTTCTGTAATTTCCAGTACTAAAGAAGCAAAGCAGGAGGCAGAGTAATCCTTGTCACCATATagttgagttcaaagccagtctgggatacatgaaaccctgtctcaaaaccagaaaTCTTTGACCTTTATATCATTATGGTATTACTTTGAATTCCATTTTCTCCAAGAGTAAGATAGTAACACCCAGAGACACAAACTGAGAGGCTCTAGCAGTCTCAAAGACCAATGTACAGGAAAACCCAGAGAAAAAGGACCTGGAGCCCAGAGCAGGTATATCCACACCCTCATTCTAACCCCCATGCCTTTGCTGGGGTGCTGGAGCACAACTGTACTCTGCCCTTGAGTTTAGGAGGCAGATAGaaactgggggcgggggggggagtttaaggccagcctggtctatgtaaggAGCTTCGGACTAAAAACTAAATGAACAGAACTGTCATCTTGGAGCGCCTTCTTCTGCTCGCTTGGACACCCCACCCGCGCAGTCTTAAGAAGTGCTTCTAGGTGCTTAGACACAAGAATCCTGACTACCATAGCTTTCCCCTTCATCATCCAGCCAATGGTGATCCAGCCGAATCCTCAGCCAACCAGAACGCAGCAGTCCCTGAAAGCCCCACCCCTCTCCCCCGCCCCAGGCTTAAGCTGGCTGGGTTCACAGAATCTCTCCTTGCCAGTGGGGAGGGCTCGTGTTGCCCACACATACCAGCCCTAAGCAGCTTGCCTTGGCTTCCGCAGTGCCCCTTCCCGCAAGGTTGGGGCGGTCCAGTCTCCCAAGAGTCAGTCCCACAAGCAGAGCCCCGCCTCTTGCTTCAGCATCCGAGTCCCATAGGCTGGCTGGACTGCGCGCGACGTTCTGATTGGAAGGAGAGCCTGTCCGTCAAGCATATGCTCCgccccaccaccgccccgccTCGCTTGTTGAATAAAGGAGAGTGAAGTTGTCCCAGTTCTGAGGGAGCGAGTTCATTGGTTCGGCATGATCTCGCTCCAGTCAAGAAAGGAACAGGCTCAAGGTTTCGGTTAGAAACAGCGACATGTCAGTCAAGGGATGGCATTTGCCAATTGGCGCCCAGTATTTGCAGAGGAGCTACCAGAATGGGGCGGGGCATAAGGGAAAGGCTACGCTTGATTGGGTGGAAGGAACCAGGCCCCTCCCTCTTGGCCCGGCGTGCAAGCTGCGCCCTCTTCAGCCGGTAGTCCTTGGTACAAGAAGTGAGCCGCTCGCGTCCCCAGTTCTCAGCTGACGCTGGCTGCATCCGGGAGGGGGTGGCTCAGAGAAGATCCCATAGAGTTTCGTGAGAGTCCCGCGCCATGTCTACGGTGAGGGAACGCAGCGTAAGGCAGCCATTGGCGCTACCGGGGAGTAAATAACGCTGTGAAACCGGAAGTGTCCCGGGAGGCGTCGCTTCCGGAAGTGTGGCATATCCcccgcccaccaccaccaccacgaccacaCCAGGAAGTGTGGTGCCGCCGCGGCTCCTGGAAGTGTTGCTGTCCACCCAGTTGAGATACGGAGTTGAAACAGGTGTTAATGTGTCATTGTTTGCGGAGGCTCACCGGACCGTCACCCTTCCGAAAGTGCCGGAGGGTGCAAGTATTTGATCATGTTTTTGAAAGTCGCGTCCTAGGGGAAACAGCCCTAGGAATGTATCCAGGGGGCCTGGCTCCCTAACGGCTTTTAAGAAGTTTTCTCTTGCTGCCCATCACCCTCGATTCCCCTTCTCCCCAGGGATGTGCAAATGGAGGCCGGAGGAGATAGTGCTGTCCCAGCCTCCGGGGGCTTGGAGGACTTGGTGGACACGCAGTTCCCCATTGAGGAGGCTGGAGACAGTGAAGGGGTTCACTCGAGCACGCCGGATCCCGGAGATGGGGACCCGGAGGACACAGGTATAGCTCCCCTCAACGGAGCCTTGGAACCAGTCCCTGGGGGTTGTCATTGCTAGCTGAGGGGGAAAGGTAACGGGAGACCAGAGGGCAGTCTTTGGGGCCCCAAGAAAGTAGCTTGAGCTGTAGCTCAGTCAGTCGTTGGTCACAGAATTGCTGGTTTAATTGAAATCATTGAGAAATGATAAAGAAGCCAGGGGGTGTCAGCTTTTGTCCGGGAGGGGCAAGATGTTTCCTGTCATGAGGGGTCAAGGGTACGAAGATGGACTGTGCTAATTTGTCTGGAAAGTCTCATTTTAACATTGGAGTTCCCACATCCCGGGACACCCTTCTGTTGTAGGGAAATCAGAATGTACTTACCTGAGCTTAGATCCTTGAAGAATCAAGAAGGGTGTGTTTGGGCTCAAAAAGGGTCATCTTTACAGATAATGGGAATTGAGACAAGTTACTTGGGTATTTGGAAGCATGGAATTATCAGTACACAATTAAGAAACTATGAAAACATTGGGTGTGAGAAAATTAGATGAGGCTGCATGTCGATGATTGTCATTGCGTGAGTCAGTAGACAGCAGTGCCAAcgggaatttgtgtgtgtgtgttgaaggaaGCAAGGGCTTTCATTATGGATTCAAAATAATAATCTTGGAGGAAGAGCAGGTGGAGATCATGAAAGCCTTGTGTGTTAGTGATGGTTAATGGTGGCCAGTGGTGGAGTGGAAGAGCATGGATCTGTCATGTAAGGTTATTGAAGACTAAAGTGTTGGTCATATTAATATATACTTGTTGGGGTGCTAATGTAACAGGATGAGTAAATAGGGGGAGTGGTTGAAGGTTAGGGGAGTCCTGGTGATCTGGATGCCAGTGGCTGTTAATGGCCACAATAATGGGAGAAATAAGGACCATTGCTGGGAGTATGGTTAACCAAGAGAGTCCGTGGGCATCTGTGAGCATCACTGGGGATTAGTGGATGTGGATGAGGGTAAAAAAGGACTAGGAGAGTCAGTTGGTGTATTTTAATGGTGGCCATTGAGGGGTACGTACACATCAGAATAGAATAAATAAGGGGTCAGAGAAGTTAATAAAGAGCCCAGCAGATAAGCAGATTAATAGTTATTTGGAGAGTGGGGTGCTTTGAAGACCTAGGAATGGCAGTGTTGAAAGGAAATAATGGAGGAGCCAGTGAACAGCAGTGAGAACATGTTGGATTATTTGTGTTTTAGGGTGGGGCTCATTGAGACCTTAGTGTCAGTGGACATAGGTAGGAAGGTTTCGGCCATCATCATCCATTGTTCACTGAATAGCTAGGAAGACATATAGAGATCTTTGTCAGCATGCCTGGGTCATTGCAGGTCATGGGACTGGTAAGGCTTTGATAGATTGTTGAAACATGGGGTTAGAAGGAGATGAGCCACTCAGGGCTCCCTTTCAGGATCCAAGGCCaaggaccagccacccagcctcctaTCACCTTTGCCTCCGGCTGAGGCCCCATCAAGCACTTGTGAGCACTGGAAAACTACAGCTTCAGATGGCAGTCCCACTGGAGAACCTGAGGGTAGCTCTGAGGGCCAGGGAGAAGACCCCAGTGATGGGGACCCCAATGATGGTGACCCCAGTGACGAGGACTGGCGCAGCCAAAGGAAGCACGTGTTTGTGCTGAGTGAGGCAGGCAAGCCCATCTACTCACGGTATGGTAGTGTGGAGGCACTGTCTGCCACCATGGGTGTGATGACAGCCCTTGTGTCCTTCGTACAGAGTGCAGGAGATGCCATCCGAGCCATATATGCTGGTGAGTGAAGAGAAAGGGGGCCATAATGGGGGCTGGTGGCTAGTAGCTGGGAATATGGCTGGGGGTTAGAGGTCTATGTCACTGGCCACGGgtagatctgcctgtctgcctgcctacaTGGGTCTTTAGCCACCAGAAGTGAGTCAGTGAGGGTGACTGTATGGAGGCCCATCTCTTTGGGTTCCATCCAAGTGGTTGGCAGTGTACCACCTGGTTGTCTGGGAGTGAGGATGTGTGCTGTATGACCTGGCTTTGTCTCAGTCCTTGTccatctccccattcccaccACCCTGACTCCACGCTGTCTGTCTAGATTACCTGATTCCTCCAAAGCCCACATCTTTACAAATGTCCCAATATCCCTAGCTTGTCCTTGCCCTAATTCTGGTGCTGGCAGAGGAAGAGTGCAGGCTTGGGCCAGGTGCTGTATCTATTGGAGCGTGTTTGGGAAAGGTGTCCTGTCTGATTCCTTGGCTCATTCTtggtctgcctctgcccctgcacaCTTCTCCTTCCCCTAGAGGACCACAAGCTGGTGTTCCTGCAGCAAGGCCCACTCCTGCTGGTGGCTGTGTCCCGGACTCCACAATCAGCAGCACAGCTGCGGGGTGAGCTGCTTGCAGTGCATGCACAAATTGTGAGCACACTGACTCGTGCAAGCGTGGCCCGCATCTTTGCACACAAGCAGAACTATGATCTACGTCGTCTGCTGGCTGGCTCAGAGCGCACACTGGACCGGCTCCTGGACAGTGTGGAGCAAGATCCTGGTGCCCTGCTCCTGGGTGCTGTGCGTTGTGTGCCTCTGGCCCGTCCCCTGCGGGATGCCCTGGGCACACTACTGCGGCGCTGTACAGCCCCAGGCCTGGCCCTGTCAGTGCTGGCGGTTGGCGGCCGACTGATAACAGCAGCCCAGGAGAGGAATGTGCTGGCTGAGTGCCGACTGGACCCAGCTGATCTACAGTTACTGCTTGACTGGGTGGGTGCACCAGCCTTTGCAGCAGGTGAGGCATGGGCACCTGTGTGCCTGCCTCGCTTCAACCCAGATGGTTTCTTCTATGCCTATGTGGCCCGCCTGGactccatgcctgtctgcctgctgttGCTTGGTACCAACCGTGAGGCCTTCCATGCTATGGCTGCCTGCCGACGCTTGGTTGAAGATGGGATGCACAACCTTGGTGCCCTGCGGACCCTTGGGGAGGCTGCCAACTTCTCTAACGGGCCAGCAGCCAATGCCCCTGCCTACAGTGTGCAGGCTGTGGGAGCACCTGGCCTCCGGCATTTTCTCTATAAACCACTGGACATCCCTGACcaacaccgccagctgccacagTTTACCAGGTGGGCCCTGACCCTACAGGCAATTGAAGACATGTCTAACCAAGGCTGTCAGCATCTTGTACACATGAGTTAAAGGAGATAGCCAGCCATGCTCTAGAAAGGGGGAACAGACACTTCTCTGTTCTAGTGGGGAAAAAGGCTCTCCTTCCTAGTTTAATGGGGGCACCTTGGCTTACAACACTGGAAACCCTCAAGCCTGATGTGGGAGGCTGAGCCCCATAACCTAGCCGTGGGGGAGGCGGGCCTTTCCTCACAGTGCCTCCCTCTGTTGCAGTCCTGAGCTAGAGGCCCCCTACAGCAGAGAGGAGGAGCGACAGCGACTGTCCGACTTGTACCACCGCCTGCACGCTCGCCTCCACAGCACCTCCCGGCCCCTGCGCCTCATTTACCATGTGGCTGAGAAGGAGACACTGCTGGCCTGGGTGAGTTGGTCAGGCTGTCAGTCAATTCGTTCTCTACAAgcccccacaccctgccccccaccccgtGATGAACCTTTGGCCTTAGCACCTCCCATAGGCCCACTGGAACTTGCCAAGCTCTGCCTTTTACCTGCACCACTAACCCTGTGGCCACATGTGTCTTAAACTACAGAAGGATTCCTCACTGTCTGCAACCCTGACTTAGCCCTGCTGTTCCTTTGCTTTCCCCCGTGAGCAATCAGGACAGGGTCTTGGACTTTCAGGGATTTCATCTGCAACGATCACTGTGCTCACCAATTCCCTGTCTACCAGTCTAGAGTCCCCGGCTCTCCTTGACCAGTGTAGGTTCAGGACCACTCCATGCCCTCTACCTGGGACTGTTAAAGTTCAGCTACTGAGAGAGGCTGgtggccaggcaggcaggcccaTAGGAAGTAAAATCTTTCTCATCACGTTCTTTAAATAACAGTGCATATTAATATGGATCCAGCATTGTTCTAGGCtagggattttttattttatttaaataacattttttttcatttattttacatatcaactgtagtttcccctccctcctttcctcacaGTCCTCTCCTTCACTTCCCATCtacccttctccccttccttttcccctcctccatctccattcagaaagggcaggcctcccatgggcttgaacaaagcatggctcatcaaattgaggcaggacctagTTCCTCCCCTTATGTCAAGGCAGGGCAAGGTAATctagcatggggaacaggttcccaaaagccagccaagtgCCAgcgacaggtcctgatctcactgctaggagccttacaaagagaccaagctacataactgtctcacaCATagagaggacctaggtcagtcacaggctccctaactgttggttcagagtctgtgagctcccccAAGCtagatcagctgtctctgtggattctCCCATCAAGACCCCCCTGGCTTATACAACCCCTCCTCCCTTTTTTCagcaggactcccagagctcagcccagtgcttggctgtggatctctgcatctgcctccatcagttactggatagagtatctctgatgacaattagggcagtcaccaatctgattacagtagatggtcAGTTCAGGTATCTTTTTCACTATTGTGGGTTCATGGGAGTTTCCTTAGCACCAGGTGTCTCCCTAACCCTGAAATCAAGTCTCTTTCTTTACTCTCACCTTGTCCTGTCTCCCACACCCAGCTCGCCCAACCTGCTCCCTCAAGTTAGCTGTACCCACAaaaacagaggcaatagataatatcacaccagcaaaacccaaagaagggaaacacacactactactaccaccaccacccaaaccaaaaaataacaggaattaacaatcactggttatttgcatctttaatatcaatggactcaattccccaataaaaagacacaggctaacaaaatggatacaaaaacaggatccatcccttATGctatatacaagaaacacatctcaactttaaagacaggcACTACCTCAGAacaaagggttgggaaaagattttccaatcaaatggaccaaagaagcaagctggtgtagctatcctaatagctAACAAGATAgacttcaaagaaaaattaatcaaAGGAGATGAAGAAAGACATCTTATATTCATCACAAGAAAAATCTattaagatgaagtctcaattctgaacgtttatgccccaaatacaagggcacccacatttgtaaaagaaacattactaaagcttattttaattttcaagtaaTTTTGGAATGGGATGTGGCAAAGCCAGTATAAAGAATTACCATAAAAAGGCCAAAGGTAAACTTTCACAAAACTAGTGGCTCGACAGAGCAGGAAGTTAACACTGCTCTCTTTGCCATGGAGTCCACAGACTTCATTAATATTCTG
Coding sequences:
- the Mon1b gene encoding vacuolar fusion protein MON1 homolog B, with product MEAGGDSAVPASGGLEDLVDTQFPIEEAGDSEGVHSSTPDPGDGDPEDTGSKAKDQPPSLLSPLPPAEAPSSTCEHWKTTASDGSPTGEPEGSSEGQGEDPSDGDPNDGDPSDEDWRSQRKHVFVLSEAGKPIYSRYGSVEALSATMGVMTALVSFVQSAGDAIRAIYAEDHKLVFLQQGPLLLVAVSRTPQSAAQLRGELLAVHAQIVSTLTRASVARIFAHKQNYDLRRLLAGSERTLDRLLDSVEQDPGALLLGAVRCVPLARPLRDALGTLLRRCTAPGLALSVLAVGGRLITAAQERNVLAECRLDPADLQLLLDWVGAPAFAAGEAWAPVCLPRFNPDGFFYAYVARLDSMPVCLLLLGTNREAFHAMAACRRLVEDGMHNLGALRTLGEAANFSNGPAANAPAYSVQAVGAPGLRHFLYKPLDIPDQHRQLPQFTSPELEAPYSREEERQRLSDLYHRLHARLHSTSRPLRLIYHVAEKETLLAWVTSKFELYTCLSPLVTKAGAILVVTKLLRWVRKEEDRLFIRYPPKYSTPPSSSVEQAPNNGLFTGL